One cyanobiont of Ornithocercus magnificus DNA segment encodes these proteins:
- a CDS encoding RluA family pseudouridine synthase → MSFGQGEGELVILRYPKPLPMRLDRWLTSQRQEQSRARIQKLISAGYVQVNGVTSRAKTPLRQGDKVQFWMPPPEPVPHLKSEPMDLDVIFEDTHLIVINKPAGIAVHPAPGNKNGTLVNGLLHHCSDLPGISGERRPGIVHRLDKDTTGCIVVAKSQQALVQLQRQIQARIAAREYLAVVHGVPQGNSGEIVTDIGRHPVDRKKYAVVDRGHGRYACTYWQLVERLGNYSLLHFKLDTGRTHQIRVHCAHINHPVVGDPMYSRCYKLPIKLSGQMLHAVQLSLNHPIIGQRMVFRAPLPDQMARFLKTAQRSR, encoded by the coding sequence ATGTCATTTGGCCAGGGCGAGGGTGAGTTAGTAATACTGCGATACCCAAAGCCACTGCCAATGCGTCTAGATCGTTGGCTGACTAGTCAACGACAGGAGCAAAGCCGAGCACGGATTCAGAAACTTATTAGTGCTGGCTATGTTCAGGTTAACGGTGTCACTAGTCGTGCCAAGACTCCGTTACGTCAGGGGGATAAGGTGCAATTTTGGATGCCACCACCAGAACCAGTCCCGCACCTGAAGTCCGAGCCAATGGATCTTGATGTGATTTTTGAAGACACACATCTAATTGTTATCAACAAACCGGCAGGAATTGCTGTGCATCCAGCTCCTGGCAATAAAAACGGCACACTAGTCAACGGCCTATTGCATCACTGCTCTGACTTACCAGGTATCAGTGGTGAACGCCGGCCTGGCATCGTGCATCGTTTAGACAAGGATACCACCGGTTGCATAGTGGTTGCCAAGAGTCAGCAAGCATTAGTGCAACTGCAGCGGCAAATTCAGGCACGGATAGCTGCTCGCGAGTACCTTGCAGTAGTTCATGGAGTTCCGCAGGGGAATAGCGGTGAAATTGTAACAGACATCGGGCGCCACCCTGTCGACCGCAAGAAATATGCTGTTGTAGACAGAGGGCATGGCCGTTATGCGTGCACCTACTGGCAACTAGTTGAGCGGCTTGGCAATTACTCGCTCCTACATTTCAAGCTCGATACTGGGCGGACTCACCAGATTCGAGTGCACTGTGCTCACATAAATCATCCAGTAGTTGGCGATCCTATGTACAGCCGCTGTTATAAATTGCCTATTAAGCTGTCTGGCCAGATGCTTCATGCTGTGCAACTAAGCCTAAACCACCCAATCATAGGGCAGCGTATGGTGTTTAGAGCACCACTACCAGATCAAATGGCAAGATTTTTAAAGACAGCGCAAAGATCTAGATGA